The genomic segment GCCCACTCGCGCGGATTGAGCGCGCCGATTGTGAGCCAGCGATCCAGCGGGACGGTGTTTGGCTTGGCGAGCAGCGGCTTCAGCGCATTGACGGGCATCGCGAAGCCGAGGTTTTCCGTGATGGCACTCTTCAGTGTCAGGATGCCGTGGACGCGACCCTGCATGTCGAGCAGCGGACCGCCGCTGTTTCCCGGCTCGATCGGAATGGCGAGTTGGATCATCTCCGCAAGTTCGATGTCGCGCTTCGCCGAGACGACGCCCTGCACCACGGAGAAGTCGAGCCCGCGCGGGCTGCCGAGCGCGACGACAGGCGTGCCCTGCTTCAAGGTGTCCGAGTCGCCGAGCGCCAGCGCCGGTGTGTTGGAGGCGGCGATCTGGATGATCGCGAGGTCGCGACTCCGATCCCACGCGTGGACATGCGTGGCGTGGAACTTCCGTCCATCGGCAAACTGCACAGAGATGGGCCGCGCCTCGCCGATCACGTGCAGACTCGTGGCGATAAGGCCGTTCGTTGAAATGACAAATCCCGCGCCGACGCCGTCCACGCCCCCGTCACGCCCGTAGTGTGAGATAACGACGATGGACGGCTTGGCGATCGCGGCGAGTTCCTCGACGGGCTTGGAGGCGGGTTCGCCCTTCGACGCCTTTGCTGGGGCGGGCGCCTGCGCGGACTCCTTGGCAGGCGGTTCAGCCGCGCGCAGGGCCATGGTGACGGTGACGAGAACTGCGGACCAGATAGCGAGGGAAGTTCGCATGACGTGTCGTGGGCTAGACTCGACCCCGTCGGCGCGAATTCAGTCGCGGCCGGGTGGGCATTTCGAACGAGGGCGCGAGACTCGTCGTTGCTGCCCGCGTGCATACCACTTCACGCAGGCAACCAGGGGAAGACGCAACGGCGACAGGGCCACCGGGCATGCTCAAAATAATCTGAATATTTCCCTTGCCCCTCTTCCGGGCCTTCGGCTAGAACACCATTCGACCCAGCTAGACAATCATCACACATCAAACCTTGCCTCAATTTATGAGCCCGGATGAAGTTCAGAAACAAGTTCAGGAATTGGAGTCCGTTCGCTCGCAAACTCGCCTGTGGCGGGCCGGTTCCGTCCTCGCCATCATCGTCATCGTGGCCGCTTGCGTCGGGCGGCTGATCGACGGTGTCAACGGCCTGGCGAGCCCCGGGCCGCGTCAGGACGCCTTCCTCGGAGACGTGACCGCCAGCCTCAAGACGAACGTCGTTCCCGGCCTGCAGAAGATCGCGACGCAGGCGATCTACGACATCAAGCCGATGGTTGAGCTTGAGATTCAAAAGCTCAATGAGCGCGCCCCTGACATCGCCGCGACCTTGAAGAAGGAAATCGACCTGCTGACGCACAACCTCCCGAACCGCGGCGAGAAGGTCCTCGACTCGACCTTCGGGGCGATGCTCAAGAAGCGCGAGGACAAGATTCGGAAAATGTATCCGACGGTCACCCCTGAAAATGTCGCCTCGCTCGTGCACAATCTGGTCGCCGAGACGCATGATCAGGTCGAACACGTCAGCGACCGGCTCTTCGCTCCGCACATTCTGTCGCTGAACAACATCCTGGAAAACGTCTCGGAGATCCAACGCACGGAGAAATTCGACGCCTCGGAGGACTTTCCCAAATGGGAGATGGCCTCGCTGATCATCGACCTGCTCCAGCAGGAGTTCAAGGACCTCAGCGACCTGGACGAGAAAGATCCTTCAACCAAGTCGCCGAAGGAGCCGAAGAAGAAAGAAGCGAAGAAGTAACAACCCCATCTCTAACCCAACATGAGCACGACACCCACACCCAGCGACCCGTCGAGCGGTTCCACCGGGCAACCGGCGCCAGCGGCAACGTCGACTCCCACTACCGGCCAGTCCGCAGCCGAGCAATTCATCGCCGACCAGCTTGCCAAAGCCCGGGCATCGCTGCGCCGCACGCAAATCGCCGGCTTGATCGCGTCGCTCATCGTTCTCGGCTACATGAGCTTCGTCACCAGCCGCATCCTCGAGTGGCTCGACCCCAAGACCGCCGCCGATTACGTCACGCTCTTCGTCAATAATGAAGTTCAGGAAAAGGCCACCGATCTCGCGGGCGAACTCAAACAGAAGATTCCCGAGCTCGTGCGGCAGATCCCGACGCTCGTGATGGACCAAATCCCGCTCATTCGAGAGGAACTGGAGAGCAAGGTTGAGCAGGACCTGCGGCAGTTCTGCGCCACGACGTCGGTTCAGATGGGCAAGCACCTCGACCTGTATCTTGAGAACAACGCCGCGAAAATCCGCGCCGTGCTCAACGCCACGCAGGACCGTGAGTCCATCAAGCAACTCGGCCCGGACATCGAACAGACCATCATGGATTACCTCGCCGAGAAGACCGAGGACGGCGAATCCATCAAGGACAAGATCGACAAGACCCTTGAGGCGCTGCATCGCGTCGAAGCCCACACAGACCGCCTTGCAAAAGCCAAGGGTCTCACGCCGCAGGAGACGAAGACCCGGCGCATCATCGCAATCCTCGGCAAGGCGGCCGACGGGACCGACTTGGGAACGTCAAAGGACAACACGGTAGTGACAGACCCCGCGCTGCCCCTGCCCAAGAAACCCAAGAGCGAGCCCAAGAAGTAACGGCCCGCGCCCGACTGAACCCCTCGCCCGAACCACGGCCCAGTCCGCATCCGCTGCGGCCGATTTCGAGACCCGGAACTTCTCCGCGCCGCCGTGGGAGGCAAACACCTCCTCAAGCTGGGTGCCGTCTGCGGGCTTCACGCGTTGCATCCGGTCGCGCACCCATTCGAGGAAGAACTGCGTCGTCGCCTCAGCAATCGCCAACTCGATTCGCGACGTCTGCGCGAGCGCCGGGGCGTCGAACGCTCTCCAAGCCGGGGCGATGCTTGTCGGACTCACGTCACTTTGCAGCGGCCATCCCATCGACCACAACCTTCGCGACGGTGTGGATGATTTCCTTCTCGCCCGAGTGATCCGTGGTGAAGACGACGAGCACGAACTTCGCGCCGCTCGGCAGCTCGACGTAGGCGCAGTCGTGGCGTGTCTGGCTCGTCCAGCCGGCCTTGGACCAGAGTTTCGCGCCCGCAGGCAGCACGGGGCCGGTGAACCGCGCCTGGCTGTCGGGGTCCTTCTCCTTCGCGGCGGGATTGCGCGCGAGGAGCTTCATCATCTCGGCGCTGCGCGTTGCGGAGACGCACTTGCCCGTGGCGATCTCGGTCATGAGCCGCGCGGTGGCGTCGGTCGTGAGCATGTTCCGCTTGGGCGTGAAGGTGTTGATGGCCTGCGTCTCGCGGCCGTAGGGGCCTTCGCACCACGGCTTCTTGCTGGCATTGAGGTTCGCGTAGCCAAGCGACGTGAAGTAGCGGTTCACGGCGTTGCGCTTGTCGAACCAAGCCTTGATCTCGTCGTCCGCCAACTCCGGCCCGCTCGTCGTGCCGGTGAGCAGGTCGATCACGTAGCCCGTCGCCTCGTTGTAGCTGTGGACGATCATGTCGCTCATCGCGCGGCGCAACTCGGGCGTGTCGGCCAGCTTGCCGTCCTCCATCCAACGGTGCGCGGCGGCGAGGTAAAAGAGCTTGATGACGCTCGCGGGATAGATTTGCACATCGCCACGGAAGCTCGCGCGCGCGGGCTTCGCAGGATCGGTCAGGTCCACAAGCGTGACGGCGAGCTGGGTCGGGAAGAGTTTCTTGTCGCTTAACTTCTCAATCGTCGCACTGGACGCGGCGTTGACGAGCGCCTGCAGCTTCGGCGATTCGGCGAAGCCGGGTGCCGAGGCGGCCTGGGCTTTGGCGCGGGGCATCGGCGCGACGAGTAACAGGAAAACGGCGAGAAGTGGAGCGCGGAGTGGACGGGTCATGTCGGAATGGAACCCGAACTGCTGCCCGCTGGCAAATGTGTTCGCTGCAGGCGCTCGGCCCGATTGCCAACGGTGGCGGGACGCGTCGCGCAGCGAGCCGTTCCGCCTCAATCAAGCATCGGCGGCGACGACGAGGACAACGGCGATTC from the Verrucomicrobiota bacterium genome contains:
- a CDS encoding serine hydrolase is translated as MTRPLRAPLLAVFLLLVAPMPRAKAQAASAPGFAESPKLQALVNAASSATIEKLSDKKLFPTQLAVTLVDLTDPAKPARASFRGDVQIYPASVIKLFYLAAAHRWMEDGKLADTPELRRAMSDMIVHSYNEATGYVIDLLTGTTSGPELADDEIKAWFDKRNAVNRYFTSLGYANLNASKKPWCEGPYGRETQAINTFTPKRNMLTTDATARLMTEIATGKCVSATRSAEMMKLLARNPAAKEKDPDSQARFTGPVLPAGAKLWSKAGWTSQTRHDCAYVELPSGAKFVLVVFTTDHSGEKEIIHTVAKVVVDGMAAAK